In Acidisarcina polymorpha, the DNA window CGATCCATTACATGTCGCCGGAGCAGGTGCGCGGCGGCATTGTCGATTCGCGCTCGGATATTTATTCCCTCGGAGTCACGCTTTACCAGATGCTAACCGGGCGCCGGCCATTTCAGGGGGACAATGCCTATACCATACTGACAGCGCAATGCAACGAAACCCCTACCGCTCCTACGCAGTTGAATCCCTCTCTCCCGCCGGCGCTTAGCGAAGCCGTGCTCCGCGCCATGGCGAAAGAGCCAGCAGCGCGGTTTCAGTATGCGGAGGAGTTTCGCCAGGCCCTTCTTAAGGTGCAGCAGGGTGCGCAATCCACGGTCTCGATGGCGATTCCGCTGGTCCCGCCGCCGGTGGCTGCTCCAGCTCCACTGCCGATCGCGACCTTTCCTCCCGCGCCCCAGGCGGTCAGGAGCCAGCGAGGGCTTTGGCTCGGGCTCGGCGCGGCCGCCGCCATTGTGGCGATGGTCGCGGCTACCACCCTTCTTCCTCGATTCCTCTCGACCCATGCCAGCCCGAGCCCGACGCCGGCTGTCAGCAACACTCCAGCGACGGTGCAAACGAATATCCCGAGCAATCCTGTTGCATCGAAGGCGGCGCCGGTCAATGCTGGGCCTGCAACTCCGGTTCCACAAAGTCGGCCCGCGGCCGGTCCGAGCGCGATTGCGCAAAGCCACATCCCCGTCCGTCCGATTTACCACGCTGCCGCCCAGTCCGTAGCGTCCGGCGATCCGGCCGTCGCTCCGCTTCCCAGCCGGGAAGTCAACGAAGCCCGCGAAAGGCTGAGCGATCTTCAATCCCGGGCTGATGCCGCCAACTCATCGATCCAGACCATGCGACGCCAGCAGCAGGCGCAAGGATATGACATGCGCGGCGACGTGGTCGCGGCCATGGGCCGCATGAACGCTCACCTCAACGAGGCGAATCGAGCCCTGAATACAAATGATTTGCAAGCCGCGAGCGACGACATGGCCCGTGCAGAAAAAGAGCTGTCCACTCTGGAGACGTTTCTAGGGCGCTAGGAGAAGTCCGCAATGCGCAAAGTTGGTTCTGTTGTTCTTTCACTTTACCTCCTGATTACGCTGACCCTGCTGCCTGCAGCCGCGCAGAAACGCAAGGTAACGGTGATGGATTTTGGCTATGGGACGGTCAAGAAGGATGTCGCTGCCATCTTCGGGACTGATCAGGACATCGGCAAGGGTATTGCCGATCAATTAATCACTCAACTTCTGAATCAAGGCGATTACCGGCTTATCGAACGCAGCCACCTAGATAAGATCATCGCCGAGCAGAACCTCTCCAACAGCGATCGTGCAGACCCGGCGACGGCAGCCAAGATTGGCGGAGTGCTGGGTGTCGATGCGATCATCATTGGCGATGTCACGACCTTTGGCAATGACGACAAGCACACCAACGTAAGCGGCAACGGCAACACGGGCTGGTTGGGCAAAGCCGCGGCCGGTGGTCTTGGCGTCAATAAGAGCAAGGCAGTGGTCGAAATCACAGCGCGCATCATCGACGTGAATACCAGTGAAATTCTAGCCTCGGTTACCGGTCGCGGCGAAGCACAGAAAAAAGGGCTGTCGCTTGGCGGCGGCGGCTCGAACGGTTGGTGGAACGGCGGCGGTGGTGGTGGTGGCCAAGTCGATTTTGGCAGCTCCAATTTCCAGGAAACAATTATCGGCCAGGCAGTAAAAGCGGCCGTCACCGAGGTTGCGACGAACCTCGATACAAAGGCCGCCAGCCTGCCTCCGCCGACAGAGAAGCCGATGCCGCAAGCGCCTCCCCTCGACGGCCAGGTGGCCGACGCTTCGAGTTCGGACATCATCGTCAATGTTGGATCGAAGAATGGCGTCAAAGTGGGAGATACCCTGGCCATCAAGCGCGTCGACCGCGTGATCAACGATCCAGTCACGGGCAAGCCATTGCGGGCGATCGAGACCTTGGTTGGCACCCTTACCATTTCCAGCGTCGATCCCGATTCGGCTGTAGGCAAGTTTTCGGGAACAGGAGCGCCTAAAGTGGGCGACCATGTGAAGCGGCAAGCCAGCAACTAACTACGCCGCGATTTCGCAATAGAGACAGCAGTTTCAAATGCGCCACATGCGACCCCGTCGGTCTGTCCGTGGCTTTTCGCCAGAGACAGCCACTCCGCACAACTCTCGTAAACTCTAATCTCATCCAGCGATTGAAGGGGCCGGCTTCGGCCGGGCCAGATCCCCACAAGAAAGAAGGGCGACTTTGCCGCGGAGGGAAGCCTGACCGATTTCATCAGAGGTTCCCTAACTCCACGCGTCTAATTCGCCCGATTGAGATGACCTACTGTTTACCCCAGCGGTAGACGACACCGGCGTTGAAGCCAAGATTGTTCTGCACGCTGCTGCCATAGTTGGTGAAGAGATAAAGCGGAGTCAGCCGAAGCGCGAGCGAAGGACTCAGATTGTAATCAAGCGGTGCACCAACGCTGAAGCTGAAGACTGTCCCGTCGTTGTAAAGACCGATTAAGGAAGCCGGTAGTCCGCCTGTGCCCGTGTCGAAGTTCCCATGTCCAAAGCCTGCAAGCGCTTGAATAGTCGCTGCCCATTTGGGTCGTTCATAAACGCGGTATTGGGGCCCAAAAAGAATCGAGTACTGGCTGATGCCTGGCTCGAAAACAGCATAAGGATTGTTTCCGATGTAGGCCGTACCGTAGTAGCCGCGAAAGTCGGCCGTAACCCCAAGCCGAGGCCGGAGGTAATCGGTAATGCCAATGTTCCAATCTGCTTCATTGATATGCTGCTTGGTGTCACCGGGATGAAAGCGTAGATACCCGCCGCCAAAATACCCTTCGAATTTCGCCCCGTAAGTTTCGCGAATAATCTGCTGGATTCTCGCCTGACGCCTGGCATTGATCCTCGCCTGAGCGTCCCGAATGATTCGCGCCCGCTCTTCGGGAGTCTGCGCGGGTGGCGCTGGGGGAGCGACTGCCGGTTGTTGCGCCTGCGCGGGTGGCGCCGGGGAAGCGTCCGCCGGTTGTTGCGAGGGCGCGGGGGCGGGATCGGTCTGCGCGAGCATCACCTGCGCACTGAGGAACAACGGGCAGATCAGAAAAAGGGGGAAAAACAGGAGGCGCGCCTTACGGCCCAGGCGCTTGCCATGACGAACGAACTTTGAAGCTTCCACTACTCGCTTACCTCTCAAAACCCTGAAGAAACTAAAATGCGCTGAATTCTGCTGGCCACCTCTGTATTAAACCATCTACGGCACCGGCTCGTCTTAGCGGCGCCTGATTTCGCCTGCCCACACGGCGCGTCGAAAATCGAAGATCTTCGTCTATGATTAGGCACTCAAAGCGAAAGCGAAGTCAGGGTGAACGGAAGGACGAATCCGATGGGAAGCTCTCTTGAAGATAGCTTTCACGCCATTTAACGTCACGCTCTGCTGCTTTGCTGCAATCTGACTTCCGAAAGGTGAGGTTTGAACGATGAAGGGATTTTTGATCGGGCTGATCGTCGGACTGCTGCTGGTTCCCATTGGAGCGGTGTTCTATTTTCATTTTGGACATCCCCCAGTTGCGGTCGCCGACCCGTCCTTCCCGATGGAACAACAGGTAGTCCACGTTCCTCTCAATGCCAGGATCGACGCCGAGGCCCCCAAAAACGCCCCCATCGAACCAAGTCCGGTCAATCTGCAGGCCGGGGCCCTGATTTATCGCCAGCAGTGTGCCGCCTGCCACGGCCTCTATCCGACCGCATCCTCATTCGGGGGGAGCATGTATCCCGATGCCCCTCAACTATGGAGCCCGCATGGGCACGGCGTCGTCGGGGTCAGCGACGACCCGCCCGGCGAGACATTTTGGAAAGTCGACAACGGGATTCGGCTCACCGGTATGCCGTCCTTCCGTAAGATCCTCAATCCCACACAGGAGTGGCAGGTCTCGCTCTTGCTAGCCAATGCCGATAAACCCCTACCGTCGGACACGCTGTATCTCCTCCAGCAACCGCTCTATGCGCAAGTCACGCCACCCTCCAGCGGTTCAGCATCGGCCACACCGGCGGCAACCACTGAAGGCGCGAAATAATCGCGCCTTCAATCACCTTCTGAATAGCGTTCCAATCCTATTTGAAGGCGTAGGTTACCCCAGCCGTGAACTGGAACGAGTTGCGCTTTGTCGGAGGAAGCGCAATTGCCGGGTTGTTGAGGTAGGAATCAAGCGTGCCTAGTGTCACGCTCAGACGCTTGTAGGCTGGAATCGAGAATGTGTTGAGTTCGTTCACCGAATAGGCATGCAGATTGTTCCATGCCGGGATATATGCTACCTGTTGCGAAAAGAGCAGCCCTTTCGGCAAATGACGTACGTAAGCGGCGGAGAAGGTGGAACCGATCAGGTTCTGATCCTCTCCCGGCAGTGCGTTGATAAAGCTCTGCCGCTCGTACTGCACAAGCGCTTTCAGATCGAGCGTCTGCTGCGGCTGCTTGATGATCGTCCAACCAACGCCGCCGCCATAGATCTGCTGCAAGTCGAGACTTTGAGAGAAATTGTGGTCGAAGGCCACCGCTCCCAGATAGTAGACGCGGTCGCTAACGTACTCGTCGCGTTCTGCGTCGGCGTGGTAGATCGATGTTTTTACCGTATTCTCAGGAACGAAGGTCGCTGGGGTTGGCGGCGGCCCGACGGTCGCTGGCTGTATATAGGACGGGTCGGTGATCTTTCCGTAAGAAGCGCTGAAGTCCGCTGTCGTCTTGTTGCGCGGGGTCAACCACGACACGTCGGGAATTGCCCGAACAAGGTTGATGGCGCCGTTGAAAGTGTAGGTATTCTGCGTTGCCTGGACGATTGTCGCGCCGAATGTGCCGGTGCCATTCCACCCATGAAAGAACCCAGGCTCGGTCTTGATCTTGCTCTGGAAAGTCGCGTCATCAATTAAGAAATCGATGTTCTTGACTGGAATTGCAGGCGTCGTTCCACCCGAGTCGGTGTGTACCTGAACACTCTGGTCGGCGATCGTGAGGGTCCCCTGAGGAACCAGCGCGTCCGGGGTCTTCCGGCTTGGCTTAACCCCCTTCTCAAGCACCGCAAATTGTTGCGGGGTTCGAAGCTCCTTCACCTTGTCCCAGGGGACCGTTACGTCTCCTGCCATGTCGCTGTGAAAGACCACTGAACCGGCCATCGAGCGGAGCAGCTTACCGGTCAGTTGATCGCCGTTGTTGAAGACAAGCACGTCTGTGCCGGCAGCCGGTGGCGCAGGCGGATCGGCCGCAAAGCCGCGCGAGGTCGCGAGCGGCGCGACCATCAAAAGGACCATCGTCTGTCCAAATCGGCGGAAGATCGAGGTGCGGTGAAAGGTTTGTAAGTTCATACGGCGTCGGCCTTTACTCCTGAAAATAGAGTCAATACAGCCATGATAAGGATGTCCCGGCCCAGAAAGGGAAAATTGATCGCGAATTGATCGACGCAGAGCTTGAATTCTGGATATTTCTCATACGACGCAATCAGTTGCCGATCGTGGTGGGAAGACCTTCCAATATCGTCCGCTGTTTCGCGGCGGCGATCCGAGGTTGACCAAAGGCCGCACCGGCCACCAACCTCCGATAGATTTACAATCAAACGGTACGCATGAGGAATGGTTCGCCGCAGCGTACAACGCATATGCGATTTGAATCCCGAATGCAATCAACGACACTCCGAGAAGGAAGCTGTTTCCGACTATGAAAATGCAGATGGACGTGGCCAATCCGGCTGAGCTTACGGCAGAAATCGCAGAATGGCTTGAGGCCTTCGATGATGTCATCGTCGCCGAAGGTCCGGAGCAGGGCGCGGAGCTTTTGGCCGCCTTGCGGCATAGGGCTCGCAGCGCTGGTATCTCGACTCGCGGTGAACTGACCACCCCTTATCTGAATACGATCCCCAAGCATGACGAGCTCCCTTATCCCGGCGACCGCCAGGTGGAACGCCGCATCGAGAGCCTGATTCGCTGGAACGCGCTCGCTATGGTACACGGTCAGAACAAGAAGGACGCTGGCATCGGCGGTCACATTGCCACTTACTCTTCGCTGGCCACGTTGCTT includes these proteins:
- a CDS encoding serine/threonine-protein kinase, with protein sequence MALEIGQHVGEYEILAFLGAGGMGEVYSARNVISGRVEALKILLSDLLKEADVATRFTVEIRTLATLDHPNIAQLRTAFEFQNQLVMIMEFVEGTTLERLPGPRPMLASDALNYSTQILAALAYAHSKGVTHRDVKPANIMITTHGVAKLMDFGIAKSTNDMQLTHSGSTVGSIHYMSPEQVRGGIVDSRSDIYSLGVTLYQMLTGRRPFQGDNAYTILTAQCNETPTAPTQLNPSLPPALSEAVLRAMAKEPAARFQYAEEFRQALLKVQQGAQSTVSMAIPLVPPPVAAPAPLPIATFPPAPQAVRSQRGLWLGLGAAAAIVAMVAATTLLPRFLSTHASPSPTPAVSNTPATVQTNIPSNPVASKAAPVNAGPATPVPQSRPAAGPSAIAQSHIPVRPIYHAAAQSVASGDPAVAPLPSREVNEARERLSDLQSRADAANSSIQTMRRQQQAQGYDMRGDVVAAMGRMNAHLNEANRALNTNDLQAASDDMARAEKELSTLETFLGR
- a CDS encoding CsgG/HfaB family protein — encoded protein: MRKVGSVVLSLYLLITLTLLPAAAQKRKVTVMDFGYGTVKKDVAAIFGTDQDIGKGIADQLITQLLNQGDYRLIERSHLDKIIAEQNLSNSDRADPATAAKIGGVLGVDAIIIGDVTTFGNDDKHTNVSGNGNTGWLGKAAAGGLGVNKSKAVVEITARIIDVNTSEILASVTGRGEAQKKGLSLGGGGSNGWWNGGGGGGGQVDFGSSNFQETIIGQAVKAAVTEVATNLDTKAASLPPPTEKPMPQAPPLDGQVADASSSDIIVNVGSKNGVKVGDTLAIKRVDRVINDPVTGKPLRAIETLVGTLTISSVDPDSAVGKFSGTGAPKVGDHVKRQASN
- a CDS encoding outer membrane protein produces the protein MEASKFVRHGKRLGRKARLLFFPLFLICPLFLSAQVMLAQTDPAPAPSQQPADASPAPPAQAQQPAVAPPAPPAQTPEERARIIRDAQARINARRQARIQQIIRETYGAKFEGYFGGGYLRFHPGDTKQHINEADWNIGITDYLRPRLGVTADFRGYYGTAYIGNNPYAVFEPGISQYSILFGPQYRVYERPKWAATIQALAGFGHGNFDTGTGGLPASLIGLYNDGTVFSFSVGAPLDYNLSPSLALRLTPLYLFTNYGSSVQNNLGFNAGVVYRWGKQ
- a CDS encoding c-type cytochrome; its protein translation is MKGFLIGLIVGLLLVPIGAVFYFHFGHPPVAVADPSFPMEQQVVHVPLNARIDAEAPKNAPIEPSPVNLQAGALIYRQQCAACHGLYPTASSFGGSMYPDAPQLWSPHGHGVVGVSDDPPGETFWKVDNGIRLTGMPSFRKILNPTQEWQVSLLLANADKPLPSDTLYLLQQPLYAQVTPPSSGSASATPAATTEGAK
- a CDS encoding DUF481 domain-containing protein, which encodes MNLQTFHRTSIFRRFGQTMVLLMVAPLATSRGFAADPPAPPAAGTDVLVFNNGDQLTGKLLRSMAGSVVFHSDMAGDVTVPWDKVKELRTPQQFAVLEKGVKPSRKTPDALVPQGTLTIADQSVQVHTDSGGTTPAIPVKNIDFLIDDATFQSKIKTEPGFFHGWNGTGTFGATIVQATQNTYTFNGAINLVRAIPDVSWLTPRNKTTADFSASYGKITDPSYIQPATVGPPPTPATFVPENTVKTSIYHADAERDEYVSDRVYYLGAVAFDHNFSQSLDLQQIYGGGVGWTIIKQPQQTLDLKALVQYERQSFINALPGEDQNLIGSTFSAAYVRHLPKGLLFSQQVAYIPAWNNLHAYSVNELNTFSIPAYKRLSVTLGTLDSYLNNPAIALPPTKRNSFQFTAGVTYAFK